Proteins from one Flavobacterium sp. N2038 genomic window:
- the pdxH gene encoding pyridoxamine 5'-phosphate oxidase has protein sequence MNDLSNYRKSYEKSELLETNIPEDPINLFNRWFHEVEDFGGSGEVNAMTVSTIGLDGFPKSRVVLLKKFSEEGFIFYTNYNSEKGKAIANNPNVCLSFFWQEMERQVIIKGIAQKTSENISDGYFDSRPDGSKLGAIVSHQSEVIPSRTFLEENLKKLEAEFEGKPIPRPENWGGYLVTPLQVEFWQGRPNRLHDRIRYTSQSDFSWKIERLSS, from the coding sequence ATGAATGATTTAAGTAATTATAGAAAGTCTTATGAGAAAAGTGAATTATTGGAAACCAATATTCCGGAAGATCCAATTAATCTTTTTAACCGCTGGTTTCATGAGGTAGAAGATTTTGGCGGAAGCGGAGAAGTAAATGCCATGACGGTTTCGACTATTGGATTGGATGGATTCCCGAAATCACGTGTTGTTTTACTGAAGAAATTTTCTGAGGAAGGTTTTATATTCTATACCAATTATAACTCAGAAAAAGGAAAAGCGATTGCTAATAATCCAAATGTATGCTTGTCTTTCTTTTGGCAGGAAATGGAACGTCAGGTAATTATTAAGGGAATTGCACAAAAGACTTCTGAGAATATTTCAGATGGTTATTTTGATTCCCGTCCGGATGGGAGTAAGTTGGGGGCAATTGTTTCACATCAGAGTGAAGTAATTCCGTCAAGAACTTTTCTGGAAGAAAACTTAAAAAAGCTGGAAGCAGAATTTGAAGGAAAACCAATTCCAAGACCTGAAAATTGGGGTGGTTATTTAGTTACGCCGCTTCAGGTAGAATTCTGGCAGGGAAGACCCAACAGGCTGCATGACAGAATTCGTTATACCAGCCAATCTGACTTTTCATGGAAGATTGAGCGCTTATCTTCTTAA
- a CDS encoding CAP domain-containing protein produces the protein MRKIMRTMLFIAILVAMNACSADTAEGSTDNTSTEALITDYTYNDSELETMKLINDYRVSIGLNALQRINHISFKCEEHNDYMIEKSVVDHNDFVSRSDNMIKVLGAKKVGENVAYNYKTSEAALKAWLESPGHKENIEGNFTHFGLSVKVDAKTGKKYYTNIFVKI, from the coding sequence ATGAGAAAGATTATGCGCACCATGTTGTTCATTGCGATTTTAGTCGCAATGAACGCATGTTCTGCTGACACCGCCGAAGGTTCTACCGACAATACTTCTACTGAAGCTCTGATAACGGACTATACTTATAATGATTCAGAGTTAGAAACCATGAAATTAATAAATGATTATCGTGTGAGCATTGGTCTTAATGCATTGCAAAGAATAAATCATATTTCTTTTAAATGTGAGGAGCACAATGATTATATGATTGAGAAGAGTGTTGTAGATCATAACGATTTTGTTTCGCGTTCTGATAATATGATTAAAGTTCTTGGAGCTAAAAAAGTAGGTGAGAATGTTGCGTACAATTACAAAACATCTGAAGCTGCTCTGAAAGCGTGGCTGGAAAGCCCGGGACACAAAGAAAATATCGAGGGAAATTTTACGCATTTCGGATTATCTGTAAAGGTTGATGCTAAAACAGGTAAAAAATACTATACGAATATATTTGTCAAAATTTAA
- a CDS encoding type IX secretion system membrane protein PorP/SprF, translated as MRTKLFYFVILFVTIAGHAQQDAQYTQYMYNTININPAYAGSRGVLSVFGLYRTQWVGLDGAPETSSFSVNTPINNSNLGIGASLVNDKIGPTNENNISVDVSYTVQTSADFKLSFGIKGTANIFNLDVSKLNPSDQGDPQFQDLDNKFTPNVGAGVYWHSDKAYVGLSVPNFIETNRYDDNDIAIYKDKINYYLMAGYVFDLDKYQYYKFKPAILTKMVEGAPLQVDLSANFMFYDKFMVGVAYRWSASLSAMVGFQITDGLYLGYGYDRETTNLNNYNSGSHEIFLRYEFFKNNGKITTPRFF; from the coding sequence ATGAGAACAAAATTATTTTACTTCGTCATTCTGTTTGTAACTATTGCAGGTCATGCGCAGCAAGATGCACAGTATACCCAATACATGTACAACACAATAAACATAAATCCTGCCTACGCAGGTTCTCGTGGAGTTTTAAGTGTATTTGGTTTATACCGTACACAGTGGGTTGGACTTGATGGTGCGCCAGAAACAAGCAGTTTCTCTGTAAATACACCAATAAACAATAGTAATCTGGGTATAGGAGCTTCATTAGTAAATGACAAAATAGGCCCAACAAATGAGAATAATATATCTGTAGACGTTTCATATACAGTACAAACATCAGCAGATTTCAAACTGTCATTTGGTATTAAGGGAACGGCCAATATATTCAATTTAGATGTAAGCAAATTAAATCCTTCAGATCAGGGAGATCCACAATTTCAGGATCTGGATAATAAGTTTACTCCAAATGTCGGAGCCGGGGTTTACTGGCACTCAGACAAAGCTTATGTTGGTTTATCTGTACCTAATTTTATCGAAACAAATCGCTACGACGACAACGACATAGCCATTTACAAAGATAAAATCAATTACTATTTAATGGCTGGTTATGTGTTTGATCTTGATAAATATCAATACTATAAATTCAAACCTGCTATTTTAACTAAAATGGTCGAAGGAGCACCATTACAAGTTGACCTTTCTGCCAATTTTATGTTCTACGATAAATTTATGGTTGGTGTAGCTTACAGATGGAGCGCTTCTTTGAGTGCTATGGTTGGATTTCAAATCACAGACGGTCTTTATTTAGGTTACGGTTATGATCGTGAAACCACAAACTTAAATAATTATAACTCAGGATCTCACGAGATATTCCTGCGCTATGAGTTCTTCAAAAACAATGGTAAAATTACTACTCCTCGTTTCTTCTAA
- a CDS encoding ribonuclease Z: MKVDQKGHTVTIKDTQGDVNAFLEKVTQQIKTFEKHNIIIDLSSDSALTEKDLKLFLPLSKTQKKAKKSFVIVVSDLDFNAISDKLLVVPSLLEAHDIIEMEEIERDLGF; encoded by the coding sequence ATGAAAGTAGATCAAAAAGGACATACCGTTACTATTAAAGATACACAAGGAGATGTAAATGCTTTCTTGGAAAAAGTAACGCAACAAATTAAAACCTTTGAAAAACACAATATTATAATCGATTTGTCTTCGGATTCTGCATTAACAGAAAAGGATTTGAAACTTTTTCTTCCTCTTTCTAAAACACAGAAAAAAGCAAAAAAGTCGTTTGTAATTGTTGTTTCTGATCTTGATTTTAATGCTATTTCAGATAAATTACTGGTGGTTCCGTCACTTTTGGAAGCACACGATATTATCGAAATGGAAGAAATAGAAAGAGACCTCGGATTTTAA
- a CDS encoding OmpA family protein has product MKNCIFLCLTFISVFSFKSYSQQSKINAADKKYDNYAYVDAIKTYEKVAEKGYKSEDMFKKLGNSYYFNSNFEGAAKWYNELFAMNTEVEPEYYYRYAQSLKSIGETSKANKILDEFNAKYKNDNRAKLYKEDVNYLDQIKANSGRYKIQNAGINSKYSDYGTFVHDNKLYFASARDTGNFSQRKHKWTGEYFTNLYFADIDQSTNTPSKVNKIKNAINTKFHDASPVFTKDGKTIYFTRNNFIDGKKGKDDNKTTLVKIYKATNENGKWTNITALPFTSDNYSTAHPALSADEKTLYFASDMPGSIGQSDLYKVAINPDGSFGTPENLGAGINTEGKETFPYVTNDGEIYFASDGHPGLGGLDVFVAEFDRNGKIGNIQNLGADINSPKDDFAYIIDPTTRQGYFSSNKDGGLGSDDIYTFLETRRLKCIQELNGTITDIETKEPLPGAKVSLYENQEVLSTTLADASGNYVLPVECGKTYNVRAEKENYETKEVSVTIDKTSGKTTQSLALAKSKCRVTVGDDLGKCFGIKMIYFDLDKSNIRREAALDLEKILAVMNDYPGMKLDIRSHTDSRATHQYNEALSDRRAKSTIKWLISNGIAPNRLTGKGYGETQLVNRCSDDVPCTEEEHQMNRRSEFIITAL; this is encoded by the coding sequence ATGAAAAATTGTATTTTCCTTTGCCTAACATTTATAAGTGTCTTTTCATTTAAAAGTTATTCGCAGCAATCAAAAATAAATGCTGCCGATAAAAAATATGACAACTACGCTTATGTTGACGCGATAAAAACGTACGAAAAAGTAGCAGAAAAAGGGTATAAATCTGAGGACATGTTCAAAAAACTTGGAAATTCGTACTATTTTAATTCTAATTTTGAAGGTGCTGCAAAATGGTACAATGAATTATTTGCCATGAATACCGAAGTAGAACCTGAATATTATTACAGATATGCTCAATCGCTAAAATCAATTGGCGAAACTTCTAAAGCAAATAAAATTCTGGATGAATTTAATGCCAAATACAAAAACGACAATAGAGCAAAACTGTATAAAGAAGATGTAAACTATCTGGATCAGATTAAAGCCAATTCAGGACGATATAAAATTCAGAATGCTGGCATTAACTCCAAATATTCAGACTATGGTACTTTTGTGCACGACAATAAACTATATTTTGCCTCTGCAAGAGATACTGGTAATTTCTCGCAAAGAAAACACAAATGGACCGGCGAATATTTTACAAATCTTTACTTTGCCGATATTGATCAAAGTACCAATACTCCTTCTAAAGTAAATAAAATTAAGAATGCCATTAACACCAAATTTCATGATGCATCTCCGGTTTTTACAAAAGATGGTAAAACAATCTACTTTACAAGAAATAATTTTATAGATGGAAAAAAAGGAAAAGATGATAATAAAACTACTTTAGTAAAAATATACAAAGCCACCAATGAAAATGGCAAATGGACCAATATAACGGCTCTGCCATTTACCAGTGATAATTACAGTACAGCACATCCCGCACTTAGTGCTGATGAAAAAACGCTTTACTTCGCTTCAGATATGCCAGGAAGTATCGGACAATCTGATCTTTATAAGGTAGCTATAAATCCTGACGGAAGTTTTGGAACTCCCGAAAATTTAGGTGCAGGTATTAATACCGAAGGAAAAGAAACATTTCCTTATGTTACCAACGATGGCGAAATTTACTTCGCATCAGATGGTCATCCGGGACTTGGAGGTCTGGACGTTTTTGTGGCAGAGTTTGATCGTAATGGTAAAATAGGAAATATTCAAAATCTTGGTGCAGACATCAATTCTCCTAAAGATGATTTTGCCTACATTATTGATCCGACTACGCGACAAGGCTATTTCAGTTCAAATAAAGATGGCGGATTAGGTTCTGATGATATTTACACCTTTCTGGAGACAAGACGTCTGAAATGTATTCAGGAGCTAAACGGAACAATAACCGATATTGAGACCAAAGAACCTCTACCGGGAGCAAAAGTTTCTCTGTATGAAAATCAGGAAGTCTTAAGTACCACTCTCGCTGATGCTTCAGGAAATTATGTTCTGCCTGTAGAATGTGGTAAAACCTATAATGTAAGAGCTGAAAAAGAAAATTATGAAACCAAAGAAGTAAGCGTTACCATAGATAAAACTTCCGGAAAAACAACTCAGTCTCTTGCACTGGCTAAAAGCAAATGTCGTGTAACAGTTGGTGATGATTTAGGAAAATGCTTCGGCATAAAAATGATCTACTTTGATCTTGATAAATCAAACATCAGACGTGAAGCAGCACTAGACTTAGAAAAAATACTGGCAGTAATGAATGATTATCCGGGAATGAAACTTGATATCCGTTCACACACAGACAGTAGAGCAACACACCAATACAATGAAGCTTTATCTGACAGAAGAGCAAAATCTACTATAAAATGGTTAATTAGTAACGGTATTGCTCCAAATAGATTAACAGGAAAAGGATACGGCGAAACACAACTTGTAAACAGATGTTCTGACGATGTACCATGTACCGAAGAAGAACATCAAATGAACAGACGAAGTGAATTTATAATCACTGCGCTTTAG
- a CDS encoding ribonuclease Z, giving the protein MKLTILGCYAATPRTITNPTAQVLEIKSRLFLIDCGEGTQVQLRKNKIKFSKINHIFISHLHGDHLYGLIGTISTFSLLGRTTDLHIYGPKGIKELILLQLKLTESWTTYNLFFHELESKESEVIFEDKRVIVRTIPLKHRVYTNGYLFEEKPDERKLNVEAVQNYGIHIAYYQKIKNGSDITLDNGTVVENEKLTFDPVKPQSYAFCSDTVYHEDILPIIKNVDVLYHESTFLESEAALAQKTLHSTAKEAARIALKANVKQLVLGHYSTRYDGIERFKEEAQEIFPNVLLADDGLSFEF; this is encoded by the coding sequence TTGAAATTAACGATACTTGGCTGTTATGCCGCTACTCCCAGAACCATTACCAACCCTACTGCGCAGGTTTTAGAAATTAAGAGCCGATTGTTTTTAATTGACTGCGGTGAAGGTACACAGGTTCAGCTTCGAAAGAATAAAATTAAATTCTCAAAGATCAACCATATTTTTATTTCCCATCTTCATGGGGATCATTTGTATGGATTAATTGGGACTATTTCGACTTTTTCTCTTTTGGGAAGAACTACCGATTTACATATTTACGGTCCAAAAGGGATTAAAGAACTTATCCTTCTTCAGTTAAAACTAACGGAATCCTGGACGACCTATAATTTGTTTTTCCATGAATTAGAGTCTAAAGAAAGTGAAGTTATTTTTGAAGATAAACGTGTTATTGTCAGGACGATTCCGCTTAAACATCGCGTTTATACAAACGGATATCTATTTGAGGAAAAACCGGATGAAAGAAAGCTTAATGTTGAAGCTGTTCAAAATTACGGCATTCACATTGCTTATTATCAAAAGATAAAAAACGGAAGTGATATCACGCTTGATAATGGAACTGTAGTTGAAAACGAAAAGCTAACTTTTGACCCTGTAAAGCCTCAAAGTTATGCGTTTTGTTCTGATACTGTTTATCACGAAGATATACTTCCAATAATCAAAAATGTTGATGTTCTGTATCATGAATCTACTTTTTTGGAATCTGAAGCCGCATTGGCACAAAAAACATTGCATTCAACAGCAAAAGAAGCAGCAAGAATTGCCTTAAAAGCAAATGTAAAACAATTGGTTTTGGGGCATTATTCTACACGATATGACGGTATTGAACGTTTTAAAGAAGAAGCTCAAGAAATTTTCCCAAATGTGCTTTTGGCAGATGACGGGCTGAGTTTTGAGTTTTAA